Proteins from a single region of Rhinolophus sinicus isolate RSC01 linkage group LG13, ASM3656204v1, whole genome shotgun sequence:
- the POLR3F gene encoding DNA-directed RNA polymerase III subunit RPC6 isoform X2 has protein sequence MNNIHDDPVTRIIELCHQFPHGITDQVIQNEMPHIEAQQRAVAINRLLSMGQLDLLRSNTGLLYRIKDSQNAGKMKGSDNQEKLVYQIIEDAGNKGIWSRDIRYKSNLPLTEINKILKNLESKKLIKAVKSVAASKKKVYMLYNLQPDRSVTGGAWYSDQDFESEFVEVLNQQCFKFLQTKAETARESKQNPMIQRNSSFASSHEVWKYICELGISKVELSMEDIETILNTLIYDGKVEMTIIAAKEGTVGSVDGHMKLYRAVNPIIPPTGLVRAPCGLCPVFDDCHEGGEISPSNCIYMTEWLEF, from the exons ATGAATAACATACATGATGATCCTGTGACAAG GATTATAGAATTATGTCACCAGTTCCCTCATGGAATCACAGACCAAGTAATTCAGAATGAAATGCCTCATATAGAAGCCCAGCAGCGGGCAGTGGCCATCAATAGACTTTTGTCCATG gGTCAGTTGGATCTCTTAAGGAGCAATACAGGCCTTCTGTATAGAATAAAGGATTCTCAAAATGCTGG TAAAATGAAGGGATCAGATAACCAAGAAAAACTAGTATATCAAATCATAGAGGATGCAGGAAATAAAG GAATATGGAGCAGAGATATCCGATACAAAAGTAATTTGCCATtaacagaaattaacaaaattcTAAAGAATTTGGAAAGTAAAAAGCTTATCAAAGCTGTTAAGTCAGTGGCA GCATCAAAAAAGAAGGTGTATATGCTCTATAACCTGCAGCCAGACCGGTCTGTGACTGGTGGAGCCTGGTACAGTGACCAGGATTTTGAATCTGAATTTGTAGAGGTGCTTAACCAACAGTGTTTTAAATTCCTACAAACCAAG GCAGAAACAGCACGAGAAAGCAAACAGAATCCCATGATACAAAGAAATAGTTCATTTGCTTCGTCACATGAAGTGTGGAAATACATCTGTGAATTGGGAATCAGTAAG GTAGAGTTGTCCATGGAGGACATTGAAACCATCTTGAATACACTCATATATGATGGGAAAGTGGAGATGACTATCATCGCTGCAAAAGAAGGCACGGTTGGCAGTGTAGATGGACACATGAAACTATATAGGGCAGTCAATCCAATCATCCCACCCACGGGTTTGGTCCGGGCCCCCTGTGGACTCTGCCCG gTTTTTGATGACTGCCATGAAGGTGGAGAGATTTCACCATCTAACTGTATTTACATGACAGAGTGGCTCGAATTTTAA
- the POLR3F gene encoding DNA-directed RNA polymerase III subunit RPC6 isoform X3 — protein MMRFLPALRIIELCHQFPHGITDQVIQNEMPHIEAQQRAVAINRLLSMGQLDLLRSNTGLLYRIKDSQNAGKMKGSDNQEKLVYQIIEDAGNKGIWSRDIRYKSNLPLTEINKILKNLESKKLIKAVKSVAASKKKVYMLYNLQPDRSVTGGAWYSDQDFESEFVEVLNQQCFKFLQTKAETARESKQNPMIQRNSSFASSHEVWKYICELGISKVELSMEDIETILNTLIYDGKVEMTIIAAKEGTVGSVDGHMKLYRAVNPIIPPTGLVRAPCGLCPVFDDCHEGGEISPSNCIYMTEWLEF, from the exons ATGATGCGCTTCCTTCCTGCGTTAAG GATTATAGAATTATGTCACCAGTTCCCTCATGGAATCACAGACCAAGTAATTCAGAATGAAATGCCTCATATAGAAGCCCAGCAGCGGGCAGTGGCCATCAATAGACTTTTGTCCATG gGTCAGTTGGATCTCTTAAGGAGCAATACAGGCCTTCTGTATAGAATAAAGGATTCTCAAAATGCTGG TAAAATGAAGGGATCAGATAACCAAGAAAAACTAGTATATCAAATCATAGAGGATGCAGGAAATAAAG GAATATGGAGCAGAGATATCCGATACAAAAGTAATTTGCCATtaacagaaattaacaaaattcTAAAGAATTTGGAAAGTAAAAAGCTTATCAAAGCTGTTAAGTCAGTGGCA GCATCAAAAAAGAAGGTGTATATGCTCTATAACCTGCAGCCAGACCGGTCTGTGACTGGTGGAGCCTGGTACAGTGACCAGGATTTTGAATCTGAATTTGTAGAGGTGCTTAACCAACAGTGTTTTAAATTCCTACAAACCAAG GCAGAAACAGCACGAGAAAGCAAACAGAATCCCATGATACAAAGAAATAGTTCATTTGCTTCGTCACATGAAGTGTGGAAATACATCTGTGAATTGGGAATCAGTAAG GTAGAGTTGTCCATGGAGGACATTGAAACCATCTTGAATACACTCATATATGATGGGAAAGTGGAGATGACTATCATCGCTGCAAAAGAAGGCACGGTTGGCAGTGTAGATGGACACATGAAACTATATAGGGCAGTCAATCCAATCATCCCACCCACGGGTTTGGTCCGGGCCCCCTGTGGACTCTGCCCG gTTTTTGATGACTGCCATGAAGGTGGAGAGATTTCACCATCTAACTGTATTTACATGACAGAGTGGCTCGAATTTTAA
- the RBBP9 gene encoding serine hydrolase RBBP9: protein MASPSKAVIVPGNGGGDVATHGWYGWVKKELEQIPGFQCLAKNMPDPITARESIWLPFMETELHCDEKTIIIGHSSGAIAAMRYAETHRVYAIVLVSAYTSDLGDENERASGYFNRPWQWEKIKANCPQIVQFGSTDDPFLPWSEQQEVADRLEAKLYRYTDRGHFQNMEFPELISVVKSMLKVSA from the exons ATGGCTTCTCCTAGCAAGGCAGTAATTGTTCCCGGGAACGGAGGCGGTGATGTGGCCACCCACGGCTGGTAtggctgggtgaaaaaggagcTGGAGCAG ATACCTGGTTTCCAGTGTTTGGCTAAAAACATGCCTGACCCAA TTACAGCTCGAGAGAGCATCTGGCTGCCCTTCATGGAGACGGAGCTGCACTGTGACGAGAAGACCATCATCATAGGCCACAGTTCTGGGGCCATTGCAGCCATGAG gtATGCAGAAACACATCGAGTATATGCTATTGTATTAGTGTCTGCATACACATCAGACTTGGGGGATGAAAATGAGCGTGCAAGTG GATACTTCAACCGTCCCTGGCAGTGGGAGAAGATCAAAGCCAACTGCCCTCAGATTGTACAGTTTGGCTCCACTGATGATCCTTTCCTTCCCTGGAGTGAACAACAAGAAGTGGCTGATAGGTTGGAAGCCAAATTGTATAGATACACTGATCGTGGCCACTTTCAGAACATGGAGTTTCCTGAACTGATTAGTGTGGTAAAGTCTATGCTGAAAGTATCAGCGTAG
- the POLR3F gene encoding DNA-directed RNA polymerase III subunit RPC6 isoform X1 — protein sequence MAEVKVKMQPPDADPVEIENRIIELCHQFPHGITDQVIQNEMPHIEAQQRAVAINRLLSMGQLDLLRSNTGLLYRIKDSQNAGKMKGSDNQEKLVYQIIEDAGNKGIWSRDIRYKSNLPLTEINKILKNLESKKLIKAVKSVAASKKKVYMLYNLQPDRSVTGGAWYSDQDFESEFVEVLNQQCFKFLQTKAETARESKQNPMIQRNSSFASSHEVWKYICELGISKVELSMEDIETILNTLIYDGKVEMTIIAAKEGTVGSVDGHMKLYRAVNPIIPPTGLVRAPCGLCPVFDDCHEGGEISPSNCIYMTEWLEF from the exons ATGGCTGAAGTGAAGGTGAAAATGCAGCCGCCTGACGCGGATCCAGTCGAAATAGAAAACAG GATTATAGAATTATGTCACCAGTTCCCTCATGGAATCACAGACCAAGTAATTCAGAATGAAATGCCTCATATAGAAGCCCAGCAGCGGGCAGTGGCCATCAATAGACTTTTGTCCATG gGTCAGTTGGATCTCTTAAGGAGCAATACAGGCCTTCTGTATAGAATAAAGGATTCTCAAAATGCTGG TAAAATGAAGGGATCAGATAACCAAGAAAAACTAGTATATCAAATCATAGAGGATGCAGGAAATAAAG GAATATGGAGCAGAGATATCCGATACAAAAGTAATTTGCCATtaacagaaattaacaaaattcTAAAGAATTTGGAAAGTAAAAAGCTTATCAAAGCTGTTAAGTCAGTGGCA GCATCAAAAAAGAAGGTGTATATGCTCTATAACCTGCAGCCAGACCGGTCTGTGACTGGTGGAGCCTGGTACAGTGACCAGGATTTTGAATCTGAATTTGTAGAGGTGCTTAACCAACAGTGTTTTAAATTCCTACAAACCAAG GCAGAAACAGCACGAGAAAGCAAACAGAATCCCATGATACAAAGAAATAGTTCATTTGCTTCGTCACATGAAGTGTGGAAATACATCTGTGAATTGGGAATCAGTAAG GTAGAGTTGTCCATGGAGGACATTGAAACCATCTTGAATACACTCATATATGATGGGAAAGTGGAGATGACTATCATCGCTGCAAAAGAAGGCACGGTTGGCAGTGTAGATGGACACATGAAACTATATAGGGCAGTCAATCCAATCATCCCACCCACGGGTTTGGTCCGGGCCCCCTGTGGACTCTGCCCG gTTTTTGATGACTGCCATGAAGGTGGAGAGATTTCACCATCTAACTGTATTTACATGACAGAGTGGCTCGAATTTTAA